Proteins co-encoded in one Pseudopipra pipra isolate bDixPip1 chromosome 12, bDixPip1.hap1, whole genome shotgun sequence genomic window:
- the TMC3 gene encoding transmembrane channel-like protein 3, giving the protein MAAVTGSPAAKSAKSGKKHRTAKRHAGIYTYQEPPHSNSDDDIGEEKAESHDPEQIFQNIQYQKEIMSNIRCRPWPMRQKLRALRQAKEIVLKYEGRLTRTRGYQAAGAELWRKFIRLAYNFVVIFIPWEMRIKKIESHFGSGVASYFIFLRWLFGINIVLTIMTGAFVVLPELLAGAPFGSTVSKTIPKEHIESAQDLDTIWSLGGYLQYSVLFYGYYGRDRKIGKAGYRLPLAYFLVGMAVFAYSFIILLKKMAKNSRMSLASASDENYTFCWRLFCAWDYLIGNPEAAESKTAAIVNSIREAILEEQEKKKSKNLAVTITLRIIANILVLLSLAGSIYIIYFVVDRSQKLERIKKELTLWEKNEVSVVVSLITMIAPSAFELVAALEMYHPRTTLRFQLARVLVLYLGNLYSLIIALLDKVDSMSVTVSSVNSNASNSTTSLATKTLTKDDNLTIPNAQIKRSSIVTLEEHHTQDLMVSESLVNKTSSFNTQNPQDQCWETYVGQEMLKLSIIDMIFTVASILLIDFFRGLCVRYLSDCWCWDLESKFPEYGEFKIAENVLHLVYNQGMIWMGAFFSPCLPAFNVLKLIGLMYLRSWAVLTCNVPHQQVFRASRSNNFYLAMLLFMLFLCMLPTIFAIARYKPSLSCGPFSGQEKIYDIVSETIQNDFPTWFNTVITYISSPVVVLPALLLLFMLIYYLQSIARSLKFTNSQLRMKIQAERTEDKKKVVQMAVARIQNLDINDKRPDQDNDIGHESSVRSSTPRKNGSVLNFESPASKGTRIQTISQSVPQTVPSTDVARPVNATPTTSTSLTPAPSITSVQKPRNDHIPNRYPGVVHRSTSELCKTKSCTPVTFRRHTEDIHSEPLFRKAIRQVNPDALGAGAPVFVECRPYATRYFLVNENEPRKKSLRSTSRLQRHFRKEESGDIIELYPRHVRRYVVRTPHEIYSSHPSEDDEDEEELGRQLMSRSHRPRSLSDLRPAPQFYIGEHAARVHCKSWDDGFELDLDRPPYAYKKVHLNYPEPRVKPKSKQKQEQSLTESDSISIESSSDPQNSSNDQYIQVIHSKDKYPKPGTKLTKKKSKNSVDLSMPEPNELICSNV; this is encoded by the exons atggcagcagtgACGGGCTCCCCTGCTGCAAAATCTGCCAAGTCCGGCAAAAAGCACCGCACGGCGAAGCGTCACGCCGGCATCTACACCTACCAGGAGCCACCCCACAG CAACTCAGATGACGATATCGgtgaagaaaaggctgagagcCATGACCCAGAGCAGATCTTCCAGAACATCCAGTACCAGAAGGAGATTATGTCCAACATCCGCTGCCGGCCGTGGCCGATGAGGCAGAAGCTGAGGGCGCTCAG GCAGGCGAAGGAGATCGTGCTGAAGTACGAAGGGAGGCTCACTAGAACCAGAGGTTACCAAGCTGCTGGTGCAGAG ctttggAGGAAGTTTATTCGACTTGCATATAATTTTGTGGTAATCTTTATTCCTTGGGAAAtgagaataaagaaaattgAGA GTCATTTTGGGTCTGGAGTTGCCTCTTACTTCATTTTCTTGAGATGGCTGTTTGGAATCAATATTGTACTTACCATAATGACAGGAGCATTTGTAGTCTTACCAGAG cTACTGGCCGGAGCACCGTTCGGCAGCACCGTCAGCAAGACCATCCCCAAGGAGCACATTGAATCTGCTCAAGACCTGGACACCATCTGGTCACTGGGG GGCTACCTCCAGtactctgttttgttttatggcTACTACGGTCGTGACAGGAAGATTGGGAAAGCTGGATACAGGCTGCCTCTTGCCTACTTCCTTGTTGGAATGGCGGTGTTTGCTTACAGCTTCATCATTCTTCTCAAAAA aatggCAAAGAACTCAAGAATGAGTTTGGCAAGTGCCTCTGATGAAAATTACACTTTCTGTTGGAGATTGTTCTGTGCTTGGGACTATTTGATAGGAAACCCTGAGGCTGCAGAAAGCAAAACTGCTGCCATAGTCAACAGCATTAGG GAAGCTATActggaagagcaggaaaagaagaaaagcaaaaactt GGCAGTGACTATAACCTTAAGAATTATTGCAAACATCCTTGTGCTTCTCTCACTTGCTGGAAGTATTTACATCATCTACTTCGTCGTGGATCGATCCCAAAAGTTAGAGCGCATCAAAAAGGAATTGActctgtgggaaaaaaatgag GTAAGTGTGGTTGTGTCACTGATCACAATGATTGCACCCTCTGCTTTTGAACTTGTGGCAGCTCTGGAGATGTATCATCCAAGGACCACTCTTCGCTTCCAGCTTGCCAG GGTTCTTGTTCTATACCTGGGAAACCTCTACAGTTTAATCATTGCACTCCTGGATAAAGTGGACAGTATGAGTGTCACT GTCTCCAGTGTTAACAGCAATGCAAGTAATTCTACCACCTCCTTAGCAACCAAAACTCTTACTAAAGACGACAATTTAACTATTCCTAATGCACAAATTAAGAGAAGCAGCATTGTCACACTGGAAGAGCATCACACTCAAGACTTGATGGTCTCTGAATCACTGGTTAACAAAACAAGTTCCTTTAACACCCAGAACCCACAGGATCAGTGCTGGGAGACGTATGTTGGTCAA GAGATGCTAAAGCTTTCAATTATCGACATGATTTTCACAGTCGCAAGCATCCTGCTAATTGATTTTTTCCGTGGACTGTGTGTCCGATATTTAAGTGACTGCTGGTGCTGGGATCTAGAAAGCAAGTTT CCAGAATATGGAGAATTCAAAATTGCAGAGAATGTATTGCATTTGGTCTACAACCAAGGAATGATCTG GATGGGAGCTTTCTTTTCACCTTGCTTACCAGCATTCAATGTTCTCAAGTTGATTGGACTCATGTATctcaggagctgggctgtgctaaCATGCAATGTACCACATCAGCAGGTTTTCAGAGCATCTCG GTCCAATAATTTCTACTTGGCCATGTTGCTGTTTATGTTGTTCTTATGCATGTTACCAACAATTTTTGCTATTGCCCGGTATAAGCCATCTTTAAGCTGTGGTCCCTTCAG TggtcaagaaaaaatatatgaTATCGTTTCTGAAACAATTCAAAATGATTTTCCCACGTGGTTCAACACAGTGATTACTTACATCAGCAGTCCTGTGGTTGTCCTCCCTGCACTACTACTTTTATT CATGCTAATCTACTACCTACAAAGTATTGCAAGATCATTAAAATTCACCAACAGTCAACTGAGAATGAAGATCCAAGCA GAAAGAACTGAAGATAAGAAAAAGGTGGTTCAGATGGCAGTAG CCAGAATCCAAAATCTGGATATTAATGACAAGAGACCAGACCAAGACAATGATATTGGCCATGAGTCTTCTGTTCGGTCCTCAACTCCCCGAAAGAATGGCAGTGTCTTGAACTTTGAATCTCCTGCGAGCAAAGGCACCAGAATACAAACCATTTCCCAGTCCGTGCCCCAAACCGTGCCCTCAACTGATGTTGCAAGACCTGTCAACGCAACTCCCACAACTTCAACCTCTTTAACGCCAGCTCCCTCCATAACAAGTGTACAGAAACCAAGAAATGATCATATCCCAAACAG aTACCCAGGTGTTGTGCATAGGAGCACAAGTGAGCTCTGCAAAACAAAGTCCTGCACACCAGTGACTTTCAGAAGGCACACTGAAGATATTCATTCTGAGCCTCTCTTCAGAAAAGCCATTCGGCAGGTAAATCCGGATGCCCTTGGGGCAGGGGCTCCTGTTTTTGTGGAATGCAGACCATATGCTACCAGGTATTTTCTGGTTAATGAAAATGAGCCCCGCAAAAAATCGCTCCGTTCTACCTCCCGACTCCAAAGGCATTTCAGAAAGGAGGAATCAGGAGACATTATTGAGTTGTATCCACGCCATGTCAGAAGATACGTGGTTCGAACACCACATGAGATATATTCCTCTCATCCCAGTGAAGATGACgaggatgaggaagaacttGGGAGACAATTAATGAGCAGATCTCACCGCCCTCGCTCTCTGTCTGATCTTCGCCCAGCACCACAGTTTTACATTGGGGAACATGCTGCCAGAGTCCATTGCAAATCCTGGGATGATGGTTTTGAGCTGGACCTGGACAGGCCTCCATATGCTTACAAAAAAGTACACCTGAACTATCCTGAGCCCCGTGTGAAAccaaaatcaaagcaaaaacaGGAGCAATCTCTAACAGAATCTGATTCCATTTCCATTGAATCCAGCAGTGatccacagaacagcagcaatgACCAGTACATCCAGGTCATTCACAGCAAGGACAAGTATCCAAAACCTGGAACAAAACTCaccaaaaagaaatcaaaaaacaGTGTTGATCTAAGTATGCCTGAGCCTAATGAACTGATATGCTCAAATGTCTGA